Proteins from a single region of Stigmatella erecta:
- a CDS encoding TonB-dependent receptor — MDRRRHLARALCLAAVLLGFGAWAQGTSVITGTILDASTRKPLQDAVVTVIAPQLQGEQLVVTDASGLYRIPQLPSGVYTLRVDRDGFKPYARGEITLRLDRTIRVNVELLPDALSEEIAVTAAAATVDVGSSAQGVSVDAEVLRNLAVIRPGTKGSASRSFESLAELAPGAQEDTYGVSISGSSSPESQYVVDGLSVNDPGVGTVGTPLSVEFVKEVNVITSGYMPEYGRSTGGVLNVVTKSGSNAFHGSVFANMAPGPLQTAGTAIQQQGSVISAQGKPWNLGDFGFDLGGPILKDKLWFYGGVAPSFNRIRVERRVNALDICTELDPENGCEKVGSARIDPETRYTQTIPLQGGQVNRFADERSIQYLAKLTYNFTPDHNLSVSAFGTPRSSGGQGKYSFSDDGAPEVCSGLSCTAYVQGTYDSIATRRENDALDLVAKQSSSFFNKTLLVDATVGWHHQEDSILPSDGSGLNTGVGLSAEPRISWRRTRNPGYHTILEFEDLPDTSACGATVAEQRQRCPVSAYTTGGPGTISIQRLDRVQGKVLGTYLVQALGHHIIKAGFDAERTSFYNNRARTGFAHWQECTDGSCFFSLNQYGYLAAPDTPVFLETKEGTSHSVTVGGFLQDSWSVLDKVTVNVGVRYDMQTLWGLDDKVGLNLPNQWSPRVGVIYDFTQQGRSKLFVNYARFYESVPLDMADLSFPQQQLLSATYKAPPCNPTVPGNLDEACSITPNRDVIGNLESPNQGWDAQGGDRVSVDPNIKPQSMDELSAGAEYELLLGRFGAAYTLRSLNNVIEDMSRDDGNTFFLGNPGKGYSSDFPVARRRYDGLNLYYQKNFSNQWLAQASYTWSRLRGNYSGLFRADTGQLSPNLTRDFDLLSLTFNRDGPLPGDRTHSFKIFGAREIALGPAMSLNLGGSYRARSGTPLNYLGAHPQRSGSETFILPRGSAGRLPWVHGIDTRVGFNRKLPGNSTLTLSLDVFNLFNFQQYTAVDQTLTTTRVYAIEQGGSAAGVEACVTGQGECQVISTATNKPITSADLNPNFKRPIAYQAPRSVRLGAKISF, encoded by the coding sequence GTGGACAGACGTCGTCATCTCGCGCGAGCGCTGTGTCTTGCCGCCGTGCTGCTGGGCTTTGGGGCTTGGGCTCAAGGCACCTCGGTCATTACCGGGACCATCCTGGACGCCTCGACCCGGAAGCCCCTGCAGGACGCGGTCGTGACGGTCATCGCGCCCCAGCTTCAGGGCGAGCAGTTGGTCGTCACGGATGCGAGCGGCCTGTACCGCATCCCCCAGCTTCCCTCGGGCGTCTACACCCTGCGGGTGGATCGCGACGGCTTCAAGCCCTACGCGCGCGGCGAGATTACCCTGCGCCTGGACCGCACCATCCGCGTCAACGTCGAGCTGCTGCCGGACGCGCTGAGCGAGGAGATCGCCGTCACGGCCGCCGCGGCCACCGTGGACGTGGGCTCCAGTGCCCAGGGCGTGAGCGTGGACGCGGAGGTGCTGCGCAACCTGGCCGTCATCCGTCCGGGGACGAAGGGCTCGGCCTCGCGCTCCTTCGAGTCCCTGGCCGAGCTGGCCCCGGGAGCGCAGGAGGACACCTACGGGGTGAGCATCAGCGGCAGCAGCTCCCCGGAGAGCCAGTACGTCGTCGACGGCCTGTCCGTGAATGATCCCGGCGTGGGCACGGTGGGCACGCCCCTGTCCGTGGAGTTCGTGAAGGAGGTCAACGTCATCACCAGCGGCTACATGCCCGAGTACGGCCGCTCCACGGGCGGCGTGCTCAACGTCGTCACGAAGTCCGGCTCCAACGCGTTCCACGGCTCCGTCTTCGCCAACATGGCCCCGGGCCCCCTGCAGACCGCGGGGACCGCCATCCAGCAGCAGGGCAGCGTCATCTCCGCGCAGGGCAAGCCGTGGAACCTGGGCGACTTCGGCTTCGATCTCGGCGGGCCCATCCTCAAGGACAAGCTCTGGTTCTACGGAGGCGTGGCCCCCTCGTTCAACCGCATCCGCGTGGAGCGGCGGGTCAACGCGCTGGACATTTGCACGGAGCTGGATCCGGAGAACGGCTGCGAGAAGGTGGGCAGCGCGCGCATCGATCCGGAGACCCGCTACACGCAGACGATTCCCCTGCAGGGCGGCCAGGTCAACCGCTTCGCCGATGAGCGCAGCATCCAGTACCTGGCCAAGCTGACGTACAACTTCACCCCGGACCACAACCTCTCGGTCTCCGCCTTCGGCACCCCGCGCTCCTCGGGAGGGCAGGGCAAGTACTCCTTCAGCGACGACGGCGCCCCGGAGGTCTGCTCGGGCCTGTCGTGTACCGCCTATGTCCAGGGCACCTACGACTCCATCGCCACCCGGCGGGAGAACGATGCGTTGGACCTGGTGGCCAAGCAGTCCTCCTCGTTCTTCAACAAGACGCTGCTCGTCGATGCCACGGTGGGCTGGCACCACCAGGAGGACTCCATCCTCCCCTCGGACGGCTCGGGGCTGAACACGGGCGTGGGCCTGTCGGCCGAGCCCCGCATCAGCTGGCGCCGCACGCGCAACCCGGGCTACCACACCATCCTCGAGTTCGAGGACCTGCCGGACACCAGCGCCTGCGGGGCCACCGTGGCCGAGCAGCGGCAGCGCTGCCCCGTGAGCGCCTACACCACGGGAGGCCCGGGCACCATCAGCATCCAGCGGCTGGACCGCGTGCAGGGCAAGGTGCTGGGCACCTACCTCGTCCAGGCGCTCGGCCACCACATCATCAAGGCGGGCTTCGACGCGGAGCGGACGAGCTTCTACAACAACCGGGCGCGCACGGGCTTCGCCCACTGGCAGGAGTGCACGGACGGCTCGTGCTTCTTCAGCCTCAACCAGTACGGCTACCTGGCGGCGCCCGACACCCCCGTCTTCCTGGAGACGAAGGAGGGCACCTCCCACTCGGTGACGGTGGGCGGCTTCCTGCAGGACAGCTGGTCGGTGCTCGACAAGGTCACCGTCAACGTGGGCGTGCGCTACGACATGCAGACGCTCTGGGGGCTCGATGACAAGGTGGGGCTGAACCTGCCCAACCAGTGGTCGCCCCGCGTGGGCGTCATCTACGACTTCACCCAGCAGGGGCGCTCGAAGCTCTTCGTGAACTACGCCCGCTTCTACGAGAGCGTGCCGCTGGACATGGCGGACCTGTCCTTCCCGCAGCAGCAGCTCCTGTCGGCCACCTACAAGGCGCCGCCGTGCAACCCCACGGTGCCGGGGAACCTGGACGAGGCCTGTTCCATCACGCCCAACCGGGACGTCATCGGCAACCTGGAGAGCCCCAACCAGGGCTGGGACGCGCAGGGCGGCGACCGCGTCTCCGTGGACCCGAACATCAAGCCCCAGTCCATGGACGAGCTCTCCGCGGGCGCCGAGTACGAGCTGCTGCTGGGCCGCTTCGGGGCCGCCTACACGCTGCGCAGCCTCAACAACGTCATCGAGGACATGAGCCGGGACGACGGCAACACGTTCTTCCTGGGCAACCCCGGCAAGGGGTACTCGTCGGACTTCCCGGTGGCGCGCCGCCGGTACGACGGGCTGAACCTCTACTACCAGAAGAACTTCTCGAATCAGTGGCTCGCCCAGGCCAGCTACACGTGGTCCCGGCTGCGGGGCAACTACTCGGGGCTCTTCCGCGCGGACACCGGCCAGCTCTCGCCGAACCTGACGCGCGACTTCGATCTGCTCTCGCTGACCTTCAACCGCGATGGCCCGCTGCCGGGCGACCGGACCCACAGCTTCAAGATCTTCGGCGCCCGGGAGATCGCCCTCGGCCCCGCCATGAGCCTCAACCTGGGCGGCAGCTACCGGGCCCGCTCGGGCACGCCGCTCAACTACCTGGGCGCGCACCCCCAGCGCAGCGGCTCGGAGACGTTCATCCTGCCGCGTGGCAGCGCCGGCCGGCTGCCGTGGGTGCACGGCATCGACACGCGCGTGGGCTTCAACCGGAAGCTGCCGGGCAACTCCACGCTGACCCTGTCGCTGGATGTCTTCAACCTCTTCAACTTTCAGCAGTACACGGCCGTGGATCAGACGCTCACCACCACCCGCGTCTACGCCATCGAGCAGGGCGGAAGCGCCGCGGGCGTGGAGGCCTGTGTGACGGGGCAGGGCGAGTGCCAGGTCATCTCCACGGCCACCAACAAGCCCATCACCTCCGCCGACCTCAACCCCAACTTCAAGCGCCCCATCGCCTACCAGGCCCCCCGGTCCGTCCGCCTGGGCGCGAAGATCAGCTTCTAA
- the ppk1 gene encoding polyphosphate kinase 1: MAKRGKGTHSKPSERDVIPEGVESPDRTLFFNRELSWLAFNDRVLQLAEDSSEPLMERLKFCAIYARNLDEFFMIRVARLHEQARAGGARLVPDGATPGETIDRLNEQIRAQGLRHSTCFEKALRPALADKGLRILSMKGLDPEARAQVEQRFREQIFPVLTPLAIGLGRHFPYISNLSLSLAVLLRDPVAETENVARVKVPKEVLPRFVPLKGRTDFVPLEDIIAHHLGTLFPGMEVLDYGLFRVTRDADFTVSDDAEDLLVAVQTELSERRFGDVIRLEIQEGMNPKLLEPLMEALKLEPRQVYEEQGLLALTDLHAVLGTPGFPELKDPPWSPVTQPRLRSDPDAETHSVMAAMRRGDLLVHHPYESFSTSVECFVTEAVGDPDVLALKQTVYRTSDSSPLVPALIRATESGKQAVCMVELKARFDERTNIRWAIALEEAGVHVVYGIPGLKTHAKAILIVRREGEKVRHYVHIGTGNYNPKTARLYTDLGLFTTDPEIGADVADLFNFLTGFARPQSFRKLLVAPLNMREGLLEEIRRTAQAHSPEKPSRIQLKMNALVDPAMILALYDASRAGVKVELNIRGICCLRPGVPGVSENIRVVSTLGRFLEHSRIYLFERAGAVRCYIGSADLMPRNLDHRVEALVPVEDPSLLAQIRDLLDRSLADNTHAWELQAAGAWQRRAPQGEKRWAQAELMERATRMVQASSGRPLP, translated from the coding sequence ATGGCGAAGCGCGGCAAGGGCACGCACTCCAAGCCCAGTGAGCGGGATGTCATCCCGGAAGGCGTGGAATCGCCGGACCGGACCCTCTTCTTCAACCGGGAGCTGTCCTGGCTCGCCTTCAACGACCGGGTGCTCCAGCTTGCCGAGGATTCCTCGGAACCCCTGATGGAGCGGCTGAAGTTCTGCGCCATCTACGCGCGCAACCTGGATGAGTTCTTCATGATCCGGGTGGCGCGGCTGCACGAGCAGGCCCGCGCCGGCGGCGCCCGGCTGGTACCGGATGGGGCCACCCCGGGCGAGACGATCGACCGGTTGAACGAGCAGATCCGCGCGCAGGGGCTGCGGCACAGCACCTGCTTCGAGAAGGCCCTGCGCCCGGCCCTGGCGGACAAGGGGCTGCGCATCCTGTCCATGAAGGGGCTGGACCCGGAGGCCCGGGCACAGGTGGAACAGCGCTTCCGCGAGCAGATCTTCCCGGTGCTCACCCCCCTGGCCATCGGGCTGGGGCGGCATTTCCCCTACATCTCCAACCTCTCGCTGAGCCTGGCGGTGCTGCTGAGGGACCCGGTGGCGGAGACGGAGAACGTGGCACGGGTGAAGGTGCCCAAGGAGGTGCTGCCCCGCTTCGTGCCGCTCAAGGGCCGCACGGACTTCGTCCCGCTGGAGGACATCATCGCCCACCACCTGGGGACGCTGTTTCCCGGCATGGAGGTGCTGGACTACGGGCTGTTCCGGGTCACCCGGGACGCGGACTTCACGGTGTCGGACGACGCCGAGGATCTGCTGGTGGCCGTGCAGACGGAGCTGAGCGAGCGCCGCTTCGGGGATGTCATCCGCCTGGAGATCCAAGAGGGCATGAACCCCAAGCTGCTCGAGCCGCTGATGGAGGCGCTCAAGCTGGAGCCCCGGCAGGTGTACGAGGAGCAGGGGCTGCTCGCCCTGACGGATCTCCACGCGGTGCTGGGCACGCCCGGCTTCCCCGAGCTGAAGGATCCGCCGTGGAGCCCCGTCACGCAGCCCCGGCTGCGCTCGGACCCCGACGCGGAGACCCACTCGGTGATGGCGGCGATGCGCCGGGGAGACCTGCTCGTCCACCACCCGTACGAGTCCTTCTCCACCTCGGTGGAGTGCTTCGTCACCGAGGCGGTGGGAGATCCCGACGTCCTCGCGCTGAAGCAGACGGTGTACCGGACCTCGGACAGCTCGCCGCTGGTGCCCGCGCTCATCCGCGCCACGGAGAGCGGCAAGCAGGCCGTGTGCATGGTGGAGCTCAAGGCCCGCTTCGATGAGCGCACCAACATCCGGTGGGCCATTGCCCTGGAGGAAGCCGGGGTCCACGTCGTCTACGGCATCCCCGGCCTGAAGACGCACGCCAAGGCCATCCTCATCGTCCGGCGCGAGGGCGAGAAGGTGCGCCACTACGTCCACATCGGCACCGGCAACTACAACCCGAAGACGGCGCGGCTCTACACGGACCTGGGGTTGTTCACCACGGATCCAGAGATCGGCGCGGACGTGGCGGACCTCTTCAACTTCCTGACCGGCTTTGCCCGCCCCCAGTCCTTCCGCAAGCTGCTGGTGGCACCGCTCAACATGCGGGAGGGCCTGCTGGAGGAGATCCGCCGCACGGCGCAGGCCCACTCGCCCGAGAAGCCCTCGCGCATCCAGCTGAAGATGAACGCGCTGGTGGACCCGGCGATGATCCTCGCCCTCTATGATGCCTCCCGGGCCGGGGTGAAGGTGGAGCTGAACATCCGGGGCATCTGCTGCCTGCGTCCCGGCGTCCCGGGGGTGTCCGAAAACATCCGGGTGGTCTCGACGCTGGGCCGCTTCCTGGAACACTCGCGCATCTACCTGTTCGAGCGGGCGGGCGCGGTGCGCTGCTACATCGGCTCGGCGGACCTGATGCCCCGCAACCTGGACCACCGGGTCGAGGCGCTGGTGCCCGTGGAGGACCCCTCGTTGCTGGCGCAGATCCGGGATCTGCTCGACCGGTCCCTCGCGGACAACACGCATGCCTGGGAGCTTCAGGCGGCGGGGGCCTGGCAGCGGCGCGCCCCCCAGGGAGAGAAACGCTGGGCCCAGGCGGAGCTGATGGAGCGGGCCACGCGCATGGTCCAGGCCAGCAGCGGCCGTCCCCTGCCCTGA
- a CDS encoding 2OG-Fe(II) oxygenase — MSEYVTHRDALPSPSLEALREALLRSRFVARSPLMGTFQASRGFAFIFTEAGRATLEERFPFLSEYLALVTSPTTARGLLPWRERLFGPRPERLRPNAFYVNLLLLEAGKGVGRHIDATLQEPSGVADAVPEHVSVLYLQVPPGIQGGALRLLRDNRPLGEVRPRSGLLVHFRGDLQHEVQPFTGGPEGALRASLVCEQYAFGPEALARISPFRIQSKAGFGAYLDAHRDREPSEAQKLSLNGRSSVS, encoded by the coding sequence GTGAGCGAGTACGTCACCCACCGAGATGCCCTGCCCAGCCCTTCGCTGGAAGCCCTCCGGGAGGCCCTGCTCCGCTCACGCTTCGTGGCGCGAAGCCCGTTGATGGGGACGTTCCAGGCCAGCCGGGGCTTTGCCTTCATCTTCACCGAGGCAGGCCGGGCCACCCTGGAGGAGCGCTTCCCGTTCCTCTCGGAGTACCTGGCGCTGGTGACGTCCCCCACGACGGCGCGCGGGCTGCTGCCCTGGCGGGAGCGGCTCTTCGGCCCTCGCCCGGAGCGGCTCCGGCCCAATGCCTTCTACGTCAACCTGCTGCTGCTGGAGGCGGGCAAGGGTGTGGGCCGGCACATCGACGCCACGCTCCAGGAGCCCAGCGGCGTCGCGGATGCCGTGCCCGAACACGTGAGCGTGCTCTACCTCCAGGTGCCCCCGGGCATCCAGGGAGGCGCGCTGCGGCTGCTGCGCGACAACCGCCCCCTGGGAGAAGTGCGGCCCCGGAGCGGCCTGCTCGTGCACTTCCGGGGAGACCTTCAGCACGAAGTGCAGCCGTTCACGGGCGGCCCGGAAGGCGCGTTGCGCGCGAGCCTCGTCTGCGAGCAGTACGCCTTCGGCCCCGAGGCCCTCGCCCGCATTTCCCCGTTCCGCATCCAGTCCAAGGCGGGCTTCGGGGCCTACCTGGACGCGCACCGGGACCGGGAGCCCTCCGAGGCTCAGAAGCTTTCCTTGAACGGCCGCAGTTCCGTCTCCTGA
- the vsr gene encoding DNA mismatch endonuclease Vsr encodes MESDRTVFQESGATPRRLNIIDLFAGVGGLTLGFLDRSLDPGCIFVPRLMVDIDPEAREVAIRNLPHIPYLTADVNKLTGAQARERAGLGPRDPVHVLVGGPPCQGFSWLGKRALEDERNLCVLDFLRMVKELRPMVAVMENVPLIVTSHDGIIIHEVCEGLANLGYASCADVLVASEFGVPQFRKRAFLIAYRSDLGIPPQLPKRTHERVSFASELQKDEGKPRFEQDKLPYVSVEEAIGDLPQLRAGEGDEVMFYGPSTISGYQKWARSGSVAIFNHRSRAHSSKYLEKISIIEEGGRNADLPKEQRYSDNYYSQAYARLHRNGLAQTITTSFSNPGSGRFMHYRDLRSITVREAARFQSFPDAFAFEGNNSTQMRHVGNAVPPLMARAVRNQVARDLIAAGVDAARAPGRPKKAPVKDLVQHSRIMRAVPSKNTTPEMVLRKALWSAGIRGYRLHTKVVPGNPDVLFPVERVAVFVDGCFWHGCLDCHHTPKSHTEYWTMKVQRNRERDAHINAECERKGWRVVRLWEHEVRESPKQAMAKICRKLGDRAL; translated from the coding sequence ATGGAGTCCGACCGCACTGTATTTCAAGAGAGCGGGGCGACCCCGAGGCGCCTCAACATCATCGACCTGTTCGCCGGCGTCGGCGGGCTAACACTTGGTTTCCTGGACCGCTCCTTGGATCCAGGATGCATCTTCGTCCCGCGCCTCATGGTGGACATCGATCCGGAAGCTCGGGAAGTGGCTATTAGGAATCTGCCACACATTCCGTACCTCACGGCTGACGTGAACAAGCTGACCGGGGCGCAGGCCCGCGAACGGGCGGGCCTCGGACCTAGGGATCCCGTGCACGTCCTCGTGGGGGGGCCTCCATGCCAAGGCTTCTCGTGGCTTGGCAAAAGGGCACTTGAGGACGAGCGTAACCTGTGCGTCCTGGACTTCTTGAGGATGGTGAAGGAACTGCGCCCTATGGTGGCGGTCATGGAGAACGTACCTTTGATCGTCACCAGCCACGACGGCATCATCATCCACGAAGTGTGCGAAGGGCTTGCCAATCTGGGATATGCGAGTTGCGCCGATGTGCTTGTGGCTAGCGAATTCGGCGTTCCCCAGTTCCGGAAGCGAGCGTTCCTCATAGCGTACAGGTCCGATCTGGGCATTCCTCCGCAGCTTCCCAAGCGCACGCATGAGCGCGTTAGTTTTGCTAGCGAGCTTCAGAAGGATGAGGGCAAGCCTAGGTTCGAGCAGGACAAGCTGCCCTATGTGAGCGTGGAGGAGGCCATCGGAGACCTGCCTCAGCTCCGAGCTGGGGAGGGCGATGAAGTGATGTTTTACGGGCCTTCCACCATTTCGGGCTATCAGAAGTGGGCTCGTAGCGGATCTGTGGCCATCTTCAACCATAGGTCGCGCGCCCACTCGTCGAAATATCTGGAGAAGATCTCCATTATTGAAGAGGGCGGCCGGAACGCGGATCTCCCTAAGGAACAGCGCTACTCGGACAACTACTACAGCCAAGCCTACGCCCGTCTCCACCGGAACGGTTTGGCGCAAACCATCACGACGAGCTTCAGCAACCCGGGGTCAGGCCGGTTCATGCACTACCGCGATCTCCGGTCCATCACCGTGCGCGAGGCGGCGCGGTTCCAATCTTTTCCTGATGCCTTCGCCTTCGAGGGAAACAACTCAACGCAGATGAGGCACGTCGGTAATGCCGTCCCGCCACTGATGGCTAGGGCGGTACGCAACCAGGTCGCAAGGGACCTGATCGCCGCCGGCGTTGATGCTGCCCGTGCGCCAGGGCGACCGAAAAAGGCTCCAGTGAAAGATCTGGTTCAGCACTCGCGAATCATGCGTGCTGTGCCCAGCAAAAACACCACGCCTGAGATGGTGCTGCGCAAAGCCCTGTGGTCCGCCGGAATCCGGGGCTATCGCCTCCATACCAAGGTGGTGCCGGGGAATCCCGACGTTCTGTTCCCGGTAGAGCGCGTCGCTGTCTTCGTGGATGGATGTTTTTGGCACGGGTGCCTCGATTGTCATCACACGCCGAAGTCCCACACCGAGTACTGGACCATGAAGGTGCAGCGGAACCGGGAGAGAGACGCCCACATCAACGCCGAGTGCGAAAGGAAAGGGTGGCGGGTTGTCCGCCTCTGGGAGCACGAGGTGCGCGAAAGCCCCAAGCAGGCTATGGCCAAGATCTGCCGGAAACTGGGCGATAGAGCACTCTGA
- a CDS encoding S1 RNA-binding domain-containing protein, producing MLGIPSGRSGEREGKGSDRPNDKGRGPGRGGGERDARPKPEGEAGGASTSAPREDRRPRGDRGGERRGGGAGGGERKQGPMVVVKRASGVIETRSPSSEQAPSEAGEAPAAPAAEASATPVPTPRPVPAPSSALYEEVPENESFAEMFEAQVKEGGVPARRSVRIGEKVTGKIFQLGADTAFVSLDGVKSEAMIELRELKDDEGILRYGVGDPIEAHVIEAGARGVLLSRTLAKGSASMAMLAEARASGMPVEGMVLSVNKGGVEVAIGDVRAFCPISQLDLRFVEKPDQFIGEKLTFRVTEVRERNVVLSRRALLEEEQRKQAEQTRKTLAEGKVIKGKITGVRDFGAFVDVGGVEGMIPVSEMSYQRVGHPNDVVKVGDEVEVEILRIEAGQPNSPDKAKQKERITLSLRARQEDPFKVALAELKEGDRLQGKVVRLQQFGAFVELRPGVDGLVHISALSDRRIAHPRDVVQVGETIWVTIEKIDPNEKRIGLRKISEEEAQRPPEERTAAPAAAAKSAEPAAPRPKVGQVVTGKVDRIEPYGVFLAFPGGKGLIPAAETGTDRGTDLRKHFSLGQEVKVAILDIDASGKIRLSITAAERAEERAELDAWQKSQKPSGAGGKGFGTLADLLKNRKA from the coding sequence ATGCTCGGTATTCCCTCTGGCCGCAGCGGCGAGCGTGAGGGCAAGGGGAGCGATCGCCCCAACGACAAGGGCCGAGGCCCTGGCCGTGGGGGCGGCGAGCGCGATGCGCGTCCGAAGCCCGAGGGTGAGGCAGGTGGCGCGTCCACCTCCGCTCCGCGCGAGGATCGCCGTCCCCGGGGCGACCGTGGCGGCGAGCGCCGCGGCGGTGGCGCGGGTGGGGGCGAGCGCAAGCAGGGCCCCATGGTGGTGGTGAAGCGCGCCTCGGGGGTCATCGAGACGCGCAGCCCCTCCAGCGAGCAGGCCCCCTCCGAGGCGGGCGAGGCCCCCGCGGCCCCGGCCGCCGAGGCGTCCGCCACGCCGGTGCCCACGCCCCGCCCCGTGCCCGCGCCGTCCAGCGCGCTCTACGAGGAGGTGCCCGAGAACGAGTCCTTCGCGGAGATGTTCGAGGCGCAGGTGAAGGAGGGCGGAGTGCCCGCCCGCCGCAGCGTGCGCATCGGTGAGAAGGTCACCGGGAAGATCTTCCAGCTGGGCGCGGACACCGCGTTCGTGTCGCTCGATGGCGTCAAGAGCGAGGCGATGATCGAGCTGCGCGAGCTGAAGGACGACGAGGGCATCCTGCGCTACGGCGTGGGCGACCCGATCGAGGCGCACGTCATCGAGGCGGGCGCCCGCGGCGTGCTGCTGAGCCGGACGCTGGCCAAGGGCAGCGCCTCCATGGCGATGCTGGCCGAGGCGCGCGCCTCGGGCATGCCCGTGGAGGGCATGGTGCTGAGCGTGAATAAGGGCGGCGTGGAGGTCGCCATCGGCGACGTGCGCGCCTTCTGCCCCATCAGCCAGCTCGACCTGCGCTTCGTGGAGAAGCCGGACCAGTTCATCGGCGAGAAGCTGACCTTCCGGGTCACCGAGGTCCGTGAGCGCAACGTGGTGCTCTCGCGCCGCGCCCTCCTGGAGGAGGAGCAGCGCAAGCAGGCCGAGCAGACGCGCAAGACGCTCGCCGAGGGCAAGGTGATCAAGGGCAAGATCACCGGCGTGCGCGACTTCGGCGCCTTCGTGGACGTGGGCGGCGTGGAGGGGATGATCCCCGTCTCCGAGATGTCCTACCAGCGCGTGGGCCACCCGAACGATGTGGTGAAGGTCGGCGACGAGGTGGAGGTGGAGATCCTCCGCATCGAGGCGGGCCAGCCGAACTCGCCCGACAAGGCGAAGCAGAAGGAGCGCATCACGCTCTCGCTGCGCGCCCGTCAGGAGGACCCCTTCAAGGTGGCGCTGGCCGAGCTGAAGGAAGGCGACCGGCTCCAGGGCAAGGTCGTCCGGCTGCAGCAGTTCGGTGCCTTCGTGGAGCTGCGTCCGGGCGTGGATGGCCTGGTGCACATCTCCGCGCTGTCCGACCGCCGCATCGCGCACCCGCGCGACGTGGTGCAGGTGGGCGAGACGATCTGGGTGACGATCGAGAAGATCGACCCGAACGAGAAGCGCATCGGCCTGCGGAAGATCTCCGAGGAGGAGGCGCAGCGTCCTCCCGAGGAGCGCACGGCGGCCCCCGCCGCGGCGGCGAAGTCGGCCGAGCCCGCGGCCCCGCGCCCGAAGGTGGGCCAGGTGGTCACCGGCAAGGTGGACCGCATCGAGCCGTACGGCGTGTTCCTGGCGTTCCCGGGCGGCAAGGGGCTGATTCCCGCCGCCGAGACGGGCACGGACCGGGGCACGGACCTGCGCAAGCACTTCTCGCTGGGCCAGGAGGTGAAGGTGGCCATCCTGGACATCGATGCGTCCGGGAAGATCCGCCTGTCGATCACCGCCGCCGAGCGGGCCGAGGAGCGCGCGGAGCTGGACGCGTGGCAGAAGAGCCAGAAGCCGAGCGGTGCGGGCGGCAAGGGCTTCGGAACGCTCGCGGACCTGCTGAAGAACCGGAAGGCCTGA